The Ignavibacteriota bacterium genome has a window encoding:
- a CDS encoding glycosyltransferase family 4 protein, which yields MRILLTNSTTIFAGGEDYVLILAKYLRARGHAVHISAIPGHLLLEKAAEAGIPTVPIPYGAMNKVFQVSRMLRGPVRALGIDIVHSNANYDRTCAAIAAAWTPARHVAGIHSTHSIQHNITHLLRNTYGTAHFITDADAGREVLIKEDHIPADRITTVPIGIEEDPPEVRAAMRVKTRQRLGVADDVVVIGNVARLVPFKGHRVLLDAIAIVVREHPKVLFPIIGDGELQDDLSAQARTLGIEAQVRFLGFQDHLEEWYPAFDIYTHSSLELAAEMFPIAILRALAAALPVVCTRVGGIALMLEEGVTGHLVQPDDPPALAAALNRVVHDPALRSAMGAAAGVRFKKNFHAAAMAERVEQVYLRALQER from the coding sequence ATGCGCATCCTACTGACCAACAGCACAACGATCTTCGCCGGGGGGGAGGACTACGTCCTCATTCTGGCGAAATACCTGCGCGCACGCGGACACGCCGTGCACATTTCCGCGATCCCCGGGCATCTGCTTCTGGAGAAAGCCGCGGAGGCCGGCATCCCCACGGTGCCGATCCCGTACGGCGCAATGAACAAGGTCTTCCAGGTCTCCCGCATGTTGCGCGGGCCGGTGCGTGCGCTGGGCATCGACATCGTGCACAGCAACGCCAACTATGACCGGACCTGTGCGGCGATCGCCGCAGCGTGGACCCCGGCGCGCCATGTGGCAGGCATCCACAGCACGCACTCCATCCAGCACAACATCACCCATCTGTTGAGGAACACGTACGGTACGGCGCATTTCATCACCGATGCCGATGCCGGCCGCGAGGTCCTGATCAAGGAGGACCACATCCCGGCCGATCGCATCACGACAGTTCCCATCGGTATCGAAGAAGATCCGCCGGAGGTGCGTGCGGCGATGCGCGTGAAGACCCGCCAGCGCCTCGGTGTGGCGGATGACGTCGTGGTCATCGGCAATGTTGCCCGGCTTGTTCCCTTCAAGGGCCATCGTGTGCTTCTTGATGCGATCGCGATCGTGGTCCGTGAACATCCGAAGGTGCTCTTTCCGATCATTGGCGATGGGGAATTGCAGGACGATCTGAGCGCGCAGGCGCGGACCCTCGGGATCGAGGCGCAGGTCCGCTTCCTCGGGTTCCAGGATCATCTCGAGGAGTGGTATCCGGCATTCGACATCTACACGCACTCGTCGCTGGAGTTGGCCGCGGAAATGTTCCCGATCGCCATTCTCCGGGCACTCGCGGCGGCGCTCCCGGTGGTCTGTACGCGTGTCGGCGGCATCGCACTCATGCTGGAAGAGGGGGTCACCGGGCACCTTGTGCAGCCCGACGATCCACCGGCACTGGCGGCGGCACTGAACCGTGTCGTGCATGATCCTGCGCTCCGGAGCGCGATGGGTGCGGCGGCGGGCGTCCGATTCAAGAAGAATTTCCATGCTGCGGCGATGGCCGAAAGGGTCGAGCAGGTGTATCTCCGTGCGTTGCAGGAAAGATGA
- the rffA gene encoding dTDP-4-amino-4,6-dideoxygalactose transaminase, translated as MKIPFHVPAYDDTDAAALAQSIASGSLVGDGPATRRATAALARDLEVRHALLTPSCTHALELAMMVLALDPGDEVIVPSFTFVSSTNAILRRGARVVFADVDPATLTLTPDEVRARMTPRTRAIMPVVYAGVSPDLDPIMALAAPRSITVIEDAAQGIAARYRGKPAGTTGHMGCYSFHETKNFSTGEGGAFVTNDDALIQRAEIMREKGTNRKQFMLGLIDKYTWVDVGSSFLPPDTMAALLESQMAKREWIQARRRAIFEHYTEAFTPLAQEGRLSVPVIPSYVGSNHHIYHVQMENESTRNRALAFFRERGIGTTFHYLPLHLSPMGRAMGYAEGDLPVTESASGRLLRLPIYPSLTEAQQETVIGAMKEFFA; from the coding sequence ATGAAGATCCCGTTCCACGTACCGGCCTATGATGATACCGACGCCGCAGCTCTGGCGCAGAGCATTGCGTCCGGCAGTCTCGTCGGCGACGGCCCCGCGACGCGACGCGCCACCGCGGCGCTCGCGCGGGACCTTGAGGTGCGGCACGCACTGCTGACCCCGTCGTGTACGCATGCCCTCGAACTCGCGATGATGGTCCTGGCCCTGGACCCCGGGGATGAAGTGATCGTTCCGAGCTTCACGTTCGTGTCGAGCACCAATGCCATCCTTCGGCGCGGCGCCCGTGTGGTCTTTGCAGACGTCGATCCCGCCACCCTGACGCTCACTCCGGACGAGGTGCGCGCGCGGATGACCCCGCGCACCCGGGCGATCATGCCGGTGGTGTATGCGGGCGTGTCGCCCGACCTCGATCCCATCATGGCGCTGGCCGCCCCTCGTTCCATTACCGTCATCGAGGATGCCGCACAGGGTATCGCCGCCCGGTACCGTGGGAAGCCTGCGGGGACCACCGGCCATATGGGATGTTACAGTTTCCATGAGACGAAGAATTTCTCCACCGGCGAGGGCGGGGCGTTCGTCACGAATGACGATGCGCTCATCCAGCGGGCAGAGATCATGAGGGAGAAGGGGACCAACCGGAAGCAGTTCATGCTCGGCCTGATCGACAAGTACACCTGGGTGGATGTGGGCAGCAGTTTTCTGCCGCCCGACACGATGGCGGCGCTGCTGGAGAGCCAGATGGCGAAGCGGGAGTGGATCCAGGCGCGCCGCAGGGCGATCTTTGAACACTACACCGAGGCCTTCACGCCTCTCGCACAGGAGGGACGCCTCAGCGTACCGGTGATCCCATCCTACGTGGGGTCCAATCATCATATCTATCATGTGCAGATGGAGAATGAATCCACGCGCAACCGGGCGCTGGCGTTCTTCCGTGAGAGGGGGATCGGCACCACCTTCCATTACCTTCCTCTGCATCTCTCGCCGATGGGACGGGCGATGGGATACGCCGAGGGTGATCTCCCGGTCACCGAATCCGCCAGCGGGCGGCTGTTGCGCCTTCCGATCTACCCCTCCCTGACCGAAGCGCAGCAGGAGACCGTGATCGGTGCGATGAAGGAATTCTTTGCATGA